TCCCtagctcacccgaggcaaacgtaccgtacgtgtgtacaccgtttaaggaatatacaatgggccgtgtccattctataactggtctaagctcTAAGGTTTCATTCAGAgtagcttctctttgtctcagatacagagtaccggccagcaacggtcacagttatcacatagttattcaaaagtattctttgagtatctatagtgaggtccacgttataacggcagtatgTGATTTGctatggtgttgctatccttgtgtatcattcaacaaagcagatggcagATCTCTTACACGCATTGCAAGATTGCCACATCGtatatcaacaatgtagaaattcaactaattgacagaaTAGGGTAAAGGGTTAGGTTTtattaggttatatttaatatcTAGATATACTAGAGGAAGTCGAAATATGAAGTAGGTAAGCATAACAGGatgtttcaatataatttatattatttttattttctacttTGCTCACTTACTTACTTATTTACTTCTTACTTCTGTTGTCTTCGCCGCAGTCTGCTGACTGGGGAATTGTCattggtaatcccgtcctgtccccaaacctatggattggggtacagtgttaagatttaattcacgaaaacgttgacagccccaaaagtaagtctttaatttgcactaaccttggaactggcgaggaagtggactgtatctcgtgtgtggaagttactgctgacaatatcctgtctttatgcgtaggcctatatgatattgtacatatatcacgaaacgaaacgaggtaattgcgTTCAGCTCGAACGCCACGGAAACAGGAGAAACGAAACGAAAACGATGTTGACTTCTCGAGTACGCTTCTTGAAGTGCTGGTTTGAAAGATAAacggggaggatgaaggaggggtgagggagagaggttatcttgcctctttgtgATAGgtggaaggggaggaaagcacaaactaatcaacccacaatcaaggctgccgatcctccgtgaatccaccagTTATTGTCCCTTGAACGGGGTTTTCCACGGCACTAGCCGCTATCTGAGGTGGGTGTATGTATGCTCCTCGATTTATTCTGCAACAGTATAATAAGGCCGGTCCATTAGGTACCTCTTCAAACCCTTTGCTAGCGCGTTGTTGTTTTCTAGTAGTTTTAGACTATCTGGGAGCAAGTTGAACAGGTATGCCCCTGCATAAGATGGAGAATCACTGAGCTTTTTCAATCTATGTTGTGGGAGGTCTATATTGTGATTATGTCTTGTCCCATAGTGTGCCTGTCTTGTCTCAAGATTGGATTTGATTTCTTGATCAAAATAACGACTTCCAAGATATATATGGAGACTGCCGTTAGGTAGTATTCCTGTTTTTTGAAGAGGGGTTTGCAATGCTCAATATAGTTGGttcttaaaatatttcttattgctCTCTTTTTGATTTTCAGAACTCTCTAGATTTTCTTTTGCAGACGATCCCCAGGCGCAGGCAGCTATACCATACCTCAAGTGTGAGACAAATAGCGAGTGGTAGGCACTCTAGGCAGTCATTGCTGTTTTTCATCGGTAATATTTCTTATTCTCCTAATGATAAATGTTGCTGATGAGAGTTTTCTACATAGACTCTCTTTATGCTGTTTCCATGACAGGTGATTGTTTAGAATGACACCTAGAAATTTGGTGCATTCGACTGTTTGCACAGTGCTGTTTTGTTGTTTGTGCTGTACATGGTGAGTCGGCATGAAATTTATGCTACTAATTacagtccaggcgctggcttacattgagcatacatgagagaggcagagaattcgACTTCAGATCATTGTAACTTTTGTGTCTTGAGTCACGGAAGAAGCATAAAAATTGTAGTGTTTCTTTCATCTGTGCTtgagtgtatatgaaactcgatgtcgtcacgtcccagcctcccagggtggtcgaccgGGATATACAGAGTTTTCGAGGTAGCGATGTGAATAAATCAGCTGGTTGAGTAGCATTCACTTTATCATGGTTTCATTCttggaccagttatagaatagacacgctgggaagtctagcctctgaagccaacatctactgccaaatccacccatcttgaagtcacaacagtgacgtcacgcatcgtatggaaaactttcagattgtgtctattttcagattcatggtgtttttaggttatttctagctacgggcaaaaacgatatattatgttaatttatgatgtgttatgtgatatcggcttcgaagttataatgtgttttaaaaataataaggtacggtagcctacaaaactaatttattgtcatgctgcaatgctcaccccgaggcaaacgtaccgtacgtgtgtacaccgtttaagTATTGTACACcgtacaatgggccgtgtccattctataactggtctaaggtttcaTTCAGTACTGAATCCTGAGAAACTGAAATCCTCCCAGCTGATTTTATAAGCAGCTGTTTCCTTTCAATTTGTATAACCTCAAAATACTTGTGTGTTTATTTAACCATTTAACGTTTATTTGTAATTTGAGTGTTTATTTTCGATTACTGTCATGGATTAGATTTCAAGTAGCTAAACCTGATCCAATCTTCTTCACCATGAGTTTGATAAATACTaatcttttcaaaaataatattctggTTTCAAAAGCGTGTCGTCATTTATATCAGAAACATGTTTGGAGGGATGTATGGGGCTatgaacaaatgcaattcaatgaCAAATACAATATTCTCCGGATAGTTCCCAATCCAGTTGAAGTTAGAGTTAACTATTCTAACAATAACTTGAAACGTTGCTGGAAATGTGGCAGTTCCGttatgaatcataatttattttgtgataAATGTAATTGTATCCAAGGACCCAACAAAGAAAGTAACTATTTTGATTTGTTGGATGTAAGCTCATCTTTCGATGTTAGAAATGATGAGCTTTCTAGGAATTACAGAAAACTGCAGTCTGTCCTCCATCCAGATAAATTTGGTAATAAAAGTGAGGTGAGTTTCTAAGATTtcatttacattgaaaataatcatgtgaattttttaaatttctgtTGCATAATACCATACCCTGATGATTAGGGTAAAAACTAACCTAGAGCCTATCCTCAATAATTAGGGCTTCATGGAAAGCGATTGGCTTAGTTGTCTTGTTAATATGTAAGTTTATGTACGCCGTTTTGGGTGTATCCCGTGGCTTAATTTtgatatatattgtattttaaatatgtttggcgattaaataatataaatattctgtCATTCAGTTAAAGGAGATGAGCCTTCAAGTCATAACCTCAGTTCATAAACGGGTAATAATAAACtcagtttcaaatttatttcaattagcCGGTTGACCACTTTTCTAATTTCTCTGGGCTTACTTGTACCAACTCCGTTATAAGCTTGTCATTGAGTTtgcatgagctttttgcttgtgagTGGGGAATGGCAATTGCTAGGGTGATTTGGTGAGAAGATCAAACGTGCTTGCTTATTCGATGGGATTCGAACATGCGACCAGGTGGCATTAGAAGACAGAAGGTTGCAACGCCTCAGTCGTCTCGGCTATTTTGGCCGGCAAGCTATGTTATGTTgaaggccctgaaattgattagGTTTGACCAGATAACTCTGACTCCAgactgagccagccaggtcacacgattttttttttattaaaaataaaatgtccCATGTACTCATGTTCCATGAGCTTTTGCTTGTGCGTAGGTAGGTATATGATAAATATCCATGACTCGTGCAGCCCATGTCCAGACTCAACGGTAAGGTTGAAGTTGCCATTTCTCAGACCACTTggctatagtaagattcacgttataaaacCTCACTGATAGATCTGATCTGATATTAGGTAATTCTAGATTCTTGTTTATAACTATGAATTCTTCATCATatgtatt
The sequence above is drawn from the Nilaparvata lugens isolate BPH chromosome 2, ASM1435652v1, whole genome shotgun sequence genome and encodes:
- the LOC111058665 gene encoding iron-sulfur cluster co-chaperone protein HscB — protein: MSLINTNLFKNNILVSKACRHLYQKHVWRDVWGYEQMQFNDKYNILRIVPNPVEVRVNYSNNNLKRCWKCGSSVMNHNLFCDKCNCIQGPNKESNYFDLLDVSSSFDVRNDELSRNYRKLQSVLHPDKFGNKSEKEKSISEEYSSLINKAYNTLQNPLDRGLYMLKLKGLSIEEENTDLDKEFLMEMMERNEALEEATQPKQIIQLDAENKKCIGSLVAELSAAFERKDLNTAIKIVSKLKYFTSIDSKIKVLKHKQGISS